CGAGCGATGGCCGTGGTGAAATTATAAATCACCTGATGGGTAAAATTATTGGGCGTAGCATAGCGTAAGTCCACGATAATGTTGGGATCAAGCTTTTTGAGATTTGTGAAACCAGTTAATTCAGGGGACATTTTGCAGACCTCCTTAAGCGTTGATACCCCTCATTGTACGCAAGTCAGGGTGATTTGTCTGGTGATAAGGATTGTAAGCTTTAAAGTAGACAGGGGCGATGGTGGTTGTTATGATGGACGATACTGCGTGAAAAAATAAGACAACCAGAGGTGAAGCTAATGACACGCCAAACGCGACGAGCCATTTTTATTTTAATTTTTAGTGAATTTTTAGTTTGTTTAGGGATTAGTTTAGTCATTCCAGTAATGCCATTTATTAAGAATGATCTCAAACTAACTGCAACGGATATGGGGATTATGAACGCTTTATTTGCGCTGGCGCAATTTGTGGCTTCACCTTTGATTGGTCGATTATCTGACCGCATTGGTCGTAAACCAGTCTTAGCAGGTGGACTATTCTTATACATGGTGTCAGAATTCTTGTTTGCTTTGACCAATCAGCTATGGGTCTTCAATATTTCTCGGCTAATTGGTGGATTATCAGCGGCAATGGTCGTGCCAACTGCGATGGCCTTAGCTTCTGATATTACAACCAAGCGACAACGAGCTAAGGTTATCGGCTGGTTATCAGCGGCTTTTAGCGGTGGCTTGATTTTAGGACCAGGGATTGGTGGTATTTTAGCAGGAATCAGTTATAAGACCCCATTTTGGGTGGCCGGTAGTTTAGGCTTAATTAGTGCAATTGTCTTATTAAGCTTACTCCCGAGTGATGCTGAAACCTTGGCCCAACGAGAACCAGAGCTGGATTCGAAGGCTGAGCCAGCCAGTCATCCCTTAAGTCGTGCCTTTTGGACCGTGCCGATTATTATTTTATTTACGATGATTTTAGTCTCTTCATTTGGCTTACAAGGATTCGAAAGTATTTACAGTATTTATGTTAACGAGGTCTTTCACTTTAGCTTAAGCAATATTGCAATGGTCTTAACTTTAAATGGGTTAATTTCGTTATTCTTGCAAGTGGCTTTGTTCGATACTTTTGTGCAAAAGTGGGGCGAACGACGGGTTATTCGTGTTTGTTTTGCAGCGGCGGCCATCTGTACGATTTGGATTACCCAAGCGCATACTAAATGGGAAGTTATGATTGCGACTTTGGTCATCTTCTCAGCATTCGACCTGTTACGACCAGCGATTACGACTTTATTGACCAAAGCCAGTGAGTCCAATCAAGGCCTGATTAATGGGTTGAACATGTCACTAACAAGTGTGGGTAACATTGTCGGACCCATTATGTCCGGTATGTTATTGGATATGAATACGCATTATCCGTATATTGTCGTGGCAGGATTCTTAATTGTGTCTTATCTGATGGCTTTCTTACTGCATCGGCCACAACAACCACTACCATCAACTAAACAATGAGTTAAAACGGGACTAGCAAAAATTGCTGGGACCGTTTTTTTGGTTGCTAGTAAGTAGTGGATTTGGTACACTGAGGCCAATTTAAATGAGATTAGGACGGTGTTTAAGATGGGGATGCATCAATATTTACAAAGCTTGAGTAATTTAGAAACGATTCAACGGGCGCC
This genomic window from Lactobacillus sp. CBA3606 contains:
- a CDS encoding MFS transporter, with amino-acid sequence MTRQTRRAIFILIFSEFLVCLGISLVIPVMPFIKNDLKLTATDMGIMNALFALAQFVASPLIGRLSDRIGRKPVLAGGLFLYMVSEFLFALTNQLWVFNISRLIGGLSAAMVVPTAMALASDITTKRQRAKVIGWLSAAFSGGLILGPGIGGILAGISYKTPFWVAGSLGLISAIVLLSLLPSDAETLAQREPELDSKAEPASHPLSRAFWTVPIIILFTMILVSSFGLQGFESIYSIYVNEVFHFSLSNIAMVLTLNGLISLFLQVALFDTFVQKWGERRVIRVCFAAAAICTIWITQAHTKWEVMIATLVIFSAFDLLRPAITTLLTKASESNQGLINGLNMSLTSVGNIVGPIMSGMLLDMNTHYPYIVVAGFLIVSYLMAFLLHRPQQPLPSTKQ